Proteins encoded by one window of Lathyrus oleraceus cultivar Zhongwan6 chromosome 1, CAAS_Psat_ZW6_1.0, whole genome shotgun sequence:
- the LOC127085797 gene encoding large ribosomal subunit protein eL27, which yields MVKFLKPNKAVILLQGRYAGKKAVIVKTFDDGTREKPYGHCLVAGIKKYPSKVIKKDSAKKTAKKSRVKAFVKLVNYQHLMPTRYTLDVDLKDAVVPDVLQSKDKKVTALKETKKRLEERFKTGKNRWFFTKLRF from the coding sequence ATGGTGAAATTCTTGAAACCTAATAAGGCGGTGATTCTCTTGCAAGGCCGATATGCCGGCAAGAAAGCCGTGATTGTGAAAACCTTCGACGACGGAACCCGCGAGAAGCCTTACGGACACTGTCTTGTTGCTGGAATCAAGAAGTACCCTAGCAAAGTGATCAAGAAAGACTCAGCGAAGAAGACGGCGAAGAAATCTAGGGTTAAGGCATTCGTGAAGCTGGTGAATTACCAACATCTGATGCCTACTCGTTACACTCTGGATGTGGATCTGAAGGATGCTGTTGTTCCTGATGTTCTTCAATCAAAGGACAAGAAGGTGACTGCACTGAAAGAAACTAAGAAGAGGCTTGAAGAGAGGTTCAAAACAGGGAAGAACAGGTGGTTTTTCACCAAGCTTAGGTTTTGA